The following proteins come from a genomic window of Streptomyces sp. GS7:
- the hpnC gene encoding squalene synthase HpnC, producing the protein MLDQAAHENFPVAPFFLPRAWRADLMAVYGFARLVDDIGDGDLAPGGGDAVLLGLDRDRYDDRPALLDALEADLYRCFADRAPGPSHPLMRRLGPTVRRCGLTPEPFLGLIEANRQDQRISRYGTYDDLVAYCELSANPVGRLVLGITGTTSPERVRYSDAICTALQIVEHIQDVAEDLGRDRVYLPAEDMKRFGVTEADLAAPTGGASVRALIAFEAERALELLNEGTPLVGSVHGRLKLLLAGFVAGGRAALGAVETADHDVLPGPPKPTKLSLLREMRATLRREG; encoded by the coding sequence GTGCTCGACCAGGCCGCACACGAGAATTTCCCGGTCGCGCCGTTCTTCCTGCCGCGCGCCTGGCGCGCCGATCTGATGGCCGTCTACGGCTTCGCCCGCCTCGTCGACGACATCGGCGACGGCGACCTGGCGCCGGGCGGCGGCGATGCCGTCCTCCTCGGCCTGGACCGGGACCGGTACGACGACCGGCCCGCCCTGCTCGACGCCCTCGAAGCCGATCTGTACCGCTGCTTCGCCGACCGCGCCCCCGGCCCCAGCCATCCGCTGATGCGCAGGCTCGGCCCGACCGTCCGCCGCTGCGGACTGACCCCCGAGCCCTTCCTCGGCCTGATCGAGGCCAACCGGCAGGACCAGCGGATCAGCCGCTACGGTACCTACGACGACCTGGTCGCCTACTGCGAGCTGTCCGCCAACCCCGTCGGGCGGCTCGTCCTCGGCATCACCGGCACCACCAGCCCGGAGCGGGTCCGGTACTCGGACGCGATCTGCACGGCGCTGCAGATCGTCGAGCACATCCAGGACGTGGCCGAGGACCTCGGCCGCGACCGCGTCTATCTGCCGGCCGAGGACATGAAGCGCTTCGGGGTCACCGAGGCCGATCTGGCCGCCCCGACCGGGGGCGCATCGGTGCGCGCGTTGATCGCGTTCGAAGCGGAACGCGCCCTTGAGCTGCTGAATGAAGGCACCCCGCTGGTGGGTAGCGTGCACGGCAGACTCAAGCTGCTGCTGGCCGGCTTCGTGGCCGGCGGGCGCGCCGCACTCGGGGCGGTGGAGACCGCCGATCACGATGTCCTCCCCGGACCCCCCAAACCGACCAAGCTCAGCCTGCTGCGCGAGATGCGGGCGACATTGCGAAGAGAGGGGTGA
- a CDS encoding ABC transporter ATP-binding protein, producing the protein MDAVQPTAAAQERIPTVIADELHIVYRVYGTGTGKGSATAALSRIVRRRPSVGVREVHAVKGVSFTAYRGESIGLIGSNGSGKSTLLKAVAGLLPAERGKVYTHGQPSLLGVNAALMNDLTGEKNVILGGLAMGMSREQVRERYDEIVDFSGINEKGDFISLPMRTYSSGMAARLRFSIAAAKDHDVLLIDEALATGDRAFQKRSEARIRELRKEAGTVFLVSHNNNSIRDTCDRVLWLERGELLMDGPTDEVIKAYEKQTGK; encoded by the coding sequence ATGGATGCCGTCCAGCCGACGGCGGCGGCGCAGGAGCGGATCCCGACCGTGATCGCGGACGAGCTGCACATCGTCTACCGGGTGTACGGCACCGGTACGGGCAAGGGCAGCGCGACCGCCGCGCTCAGCCGCATCGTCCGGCGCCGGCCGTCGGTGGGCGTGCGCGAGGTGCACGCGGTCAAGGGTGTCTCCTTCACCGCCTACCGCGGCGAGTCGATCGGCCTGATCGGCTCGAACGGCTCCGGCAAGTCGACCCTCCTCAAGGCCGTCGCCGGTCTGCTGCCCGCGGAGCGCGGCAAGGTCTACACCCACGGCCAGCCGTCGCTGCTCGGCGTCAACGCGGCCCTCATGAACGACCTGACCGGCGAGAAGAACGTCATCCTCGGCGGTCTGGCCATGGGCATGTCCCGCGAGCAGGTCCGCGAGCGCTACGACGAGATCGTCGACTTCTCCGGCATCAACGAGAAGGGCGACTTCATCTCGCTGCCGATGCGCACCTATTCGTCCGGTATGGCGGCCCGGCTGCGGTTCTCCATCGCGGCGGCCAAGGACCACGACGTGCTGCTGATCGACGAGGCGCTGGCCACCGGCGACCGGGCCTTTCAGAAGCGCTCCGAGGCCCGTATCCGGGAGCTGCGCAAGGAAGCCGGTACGGTCTTCCTGGTCAGCCACAACAACAACTCGATCCGGGACACCTGTGACCGGGTGCTGTGGTTGGAGCGGGGCGAGCTGCTGATGGACGGCCCGACGGACGAGGTCATCAAGGCGTACGAGAAGCAGACGGGCAAATAG
- the hpnD gene encoding presqualene diphosphate synthase HpnD, translating to MSRTVETTAHVSAPVLAAYRYCEAVTGQQARNFAYGIRLLPTEKRQAMSALYAFSRRVDDIGDGSLATAAKQQRLEDTRALLARVKDGAISEDDTDPVAVALADAARRFPIPLDALDELIDGVLADVRGETYETWEELKVYCRCVAGGIGRLSLGVFGTVPGAPGAEHAAEYADTLGLALQLTNILRDVREDAGNGRTYLPAEDLAKFGCSAGFDRPVPPPGADFAGLVHFEVGRARALFADGFRLLPMLDRRSGACVAAMAGIYHRLLSRIAADPEAVLRGRVSLPGREKAFVAVRGLSGLDARAIGRRESVRRRG from the coding sequence GTGAGTCGGACCGTGGAGACAACTGCACACGTGTCCGCGCCGGTGCTCGCCGCGTACCGCTACTGCGAGGCCGTCACCGGGCAGCAGGCACGGAACTTCGCGTACGGCATCCGGCTTCTGCCGACCGAGAAGCGCCAGGCCATGTCGGCGCTCTACGCCTTCTCGCGCCGGGTCGACGACATCGGCGACGGCAGCCTGGCGACCGCCGCCAAGCAGCAGCGGCTGGAGGACACCCGCGCCCTGCTCGCCCGCGTCAAGGACGGTGCGATCAGCGAGGACGACACCGACCCGGTGGCCGTCGCGCTGGCCGACGCCGCCCGCCGGTTCCCGATCCCGCTCGACGCGCTGGACGAGCTGATCGACGGGGTGCTGGCGGATGTGCGCGGTGAGACGTACGAGACCTGGGAGGAGCTCAAGGTCTACTGCCGCTGTGTCGCCGGGGGCATCGGCCGCCTCTCCCTGGGCGTGTTCGGCACCGTACCGGGCGCGCCGGGCGCCGAGCACGCCGCCGAATACGCCGACACGCTCGGGCTCGCGCTCCAACTCACCAACATCCTCAGGGACGTTCGCGAGGACGCGGGGAACGGCCGGACGTATCTGCCGGCCGAGGATCTTGCCAAGTTCGGCTGCTCGGCGGGGTTCGACCGCCCGGTCCCGCCGCCCGGTGCCGACTTCGCCGGGCTGGTGCACTTCGAGGTCGGGCGCGCCCGCGCGCTGTTCGCCGACGGCTTCCGGCTGCTGCCGATGCTCGACCGGCGCAGCGGTGCCTGCGTGGCGGCGATGGCCGGGATCTACCACCGGCTGCTCTCGCGGATCGCCGCGGACCCGGAGGCGGTGCTGCGCGGCCGGGTGTCGCTGCCGGGCCGGGAGAAGGCGTTCGTCGCGGTGCGCGGACTGTCCGGGCTCGACGCGCGGGCGATCGGCCGCCGGGAGTCGGTCAGGAGGCGCGGATGA
- the hpnH gene encoding adenosyl-hopene transferase HpnH: MAMPLRQSIRVGTYLFEQKVLRKREKFPLIVELEPLFACNLKCEGCGKIQHPAGVLKQRMPVAQAVGAVLESGAPMVSIAGGEPLMHPQVDEIVRQLVARRKYVFLCTNAMLLRRKIDMFRPSPYFAFAVHIDGMRERHDESVAKEGVFDEAVEAIKEAKRRGFRVTTNSTFFNTDTPQTIIEVLNFLNDDLQVDEMMLSPAYAYEKAPDQEHFLGVEQTRELFRKAFAGGNRRRWRLNHSPLFLDFLEGKADFPCTAWAIPNYSLFGWQRPCYLMSDGYVPTYRELIEETDWDKYGRGKDPRCANCMAHCGYEPTAVLATMTSLKESLRAARETVAGNRG; encoded by the coding sequence ATGGCTATGCCGCTCCGCCAGTCCATCCGGGTCGGGACCTATCTCTTTGAACAGAAAGTGCTGCGGAAGCGGGAGAAGTTTCCGCTGATCGTCGAGCTGGAGCCGCTCTTCGCGTGCAATCTGAAGTGCGAGGGCTGCGGGAAGATCCAGCACCCGGCCGGAGTGCTCAAGCAGCGGATGCCGGTGGCGCAGGCGGTGGGAGCGGTGCTGGAATCCGGCGCCCCGATGGTCTCCATCGCCGGCGGCGAGCCTCTGATGCACCCTCAGGTCGACGAGATCGTACGGCAGTTGGTAGCGCGCCGGAAGTACGTCTTCCTGTGCACCAACGCGATGCTGCTGCGCCGCAAGATCGACATGTTCCGGCCCTCGCCGTACTTCGCCTTCGCGGTGCACATCGACGGGATGCGCGAGCGGCACGACGAGTCCGTCGCGAAGGAAGGCGTCTTCGACGAGGCGGTCGAGGCCATCAAGGAGGCCAAGCGGCGCGGCTTCCGGGTCACCACGAACTCCACCTTCTTCAACACCGACACCCCGCAGACGATCATCGAGGTGCTGAACTTCCTCAACGACGACCTGCAGGTCGACGAGATGATGCTGTCGCCCGCCTACGCCTACGAGAAGGCCCCCGACCAGGAGCACTTCCTGGGCGTCGAGCAGACCCGGGAGCTGTTCCGGAAGGCGTTCGCGGGAGGCAACCGCCGGCGCTGGCGGCTCAACCACAGCCCGCTCTTCCTGGACTTCCTGGAGGGCAAGGCGGACTTCCCGTGCACCGCCTGGGCGATCCCCAACTACTCCCTCTTCGGCTGGCAGCGCCCCTGCTACCTGATGAGCGACGGCTATGTCCCCACCTACCGGGAGCTGATCGAGGAGACCGACTGGGACAAATACGGCCGCGGCAAGGATCCGCGGTGCGCCAACTGCATGGCGCACTGCGGCTATGAGCCCACCGCCGTCCTGGCGACCATGACCTCCCTGAAGGAGTCCCTCCGGGCCGCCAGGGAGACCGTCGCGGGAAACCGCGGGTGA
- a CDS encoding polyprenyl synthetase family protein, which produces MTPASPAIDTASVTALLERGRTLATPVLRAAVNRLASPMDAVAAYHFGWIDVDGRPTAGDGGKAVRPALALLSAEAAGAAPEVGIPGAVAVELVHNFSLLHDDLMDGDEQRRHRDTVWKVHGPAQAILVGDALFALANEILLELGTVDAGRATRRLTLATRKLIDGQAQDISYEHRERVTVEECLEMEGNKTGALLACAVSIGAVLGGADDRTADILEKYGYHLGLAFQAVDDLLGIWGDPESTGKQTWSDLRQRKKSLPVVAALAAGGSASERLAQILAADAKKSETEIADFTEEEFASRAALIEEAGGREWTSQEARRQHATAVAALDEVDMPEQVRAQLVALADFVVVRER; this is translated from the coding sequence GTGACCCCGGCTTCCCCAGCTATCGACACCGCGAGCGTCACCGCGCTGCTGGAGCGCGGGCGCACGCTCGCCACTCCCGTGCTGCGTGCCGCCGTGAACCGGCTCGCCTCTCCCATGGACGCGGTCGCCGCGTACCACTTCGGCTGGATCGACGTCGACGGCCGCCCCACCGCGGGCGACGGCGGCAAGGCGGTGCGGCCCGCGCTCGCGCTGCTGTCGGCCGAGGCCGCGGGCGCCGCCCCCGAGGTCGGGATCCCCGGCGCGGTCGCCGTCGAGCTGGTGCACAACTTCTCGCTGCTGCACGACGACCTCATGGACGGCGACGAGCAGCGCCGGCACCGCGACACGGTCTGGAAGGTGCACGGCCCGGCCCAGGCGATCCTCGTCGGCGACGCGCTGTTCGCGCTGGCCAACGAAATACTGCTGGAGCTCGGCACCGTCGACGCCGGCCGCGCCACCCGCCGACTGACCCTGGCCACCCGCAAGTTGATCGACGGTCAGGCCCAGGACATCTCGTACGAGCACCGCGAGCGGGTCACCGTCGAGGAGTGCCTGGAGATGGAGGGCAACAAGACCGGTGCGCTGCTGGCCTGCGCCGTCTCCATCGGCGCCGTCCTCGGCGGCGCCGACGACCGTACCGCGGACATCCTGGAGAAGTACGGCTACCACCTCGGCCTCGCCTTCCAGGCCGTCGACGACCTGCTCGGCATCTGGGGCGACCCGGAGTCCACCGGCAAGCAGACCTGGAGCGACCTGCGCCAGCGCAAGAAGTCGCTGCCGGTCGTGGCCGCACTGGCGGCCGGCGGGTCCGCCTCCGAGCGGCTCGCCCAGATCCTGGCGGCCGACGCCAAGAAGAGCGAGACCGAGATCGCGGACTTCACCGAGGAGGAGTTCGCCTCCCGCGCGGCGCTGATCGAGGAGGCCGGCGGCCGGGAGTGGACCTCCCAGGAGGCCCGCCGCCAGCACGCCACCGCCGTCGCCGCGCTGGACGAGGTCGACATGCCGGAGCAGGTCCGCGCGCAGCTCGTCGCGCTCGCGGACTTCGTCGTCGTACGAGAGAGATGA
- the shc gene encoding squalene--hopene cyclase gives MTATTDGSAGAQPPRAPSAGDDTAEKTAPAAKTRGSAKPRAKGKAGKAGRARTAVVQDTADAAREATARATDFLLSVQDPAGWWKGDLETNVTMDAEDLLLRQFLGIQDPKLTDASARYIRGEQRADGTWATFYGGPGELSTTIEAYVALRLAGDDPEAPHMAKASAWVRAHGGIAAARVFTRIWLALFGWWKWDDLPELPPELIYFPKWFPLSIHAFGCWARQTIVPLTIVSATRPVRPAPFALDELHTDRRRPNPPRPQAPATTWEGVFQRLDKALHVYHKVALRKPRAAAMRSAARWIVERQENDGCWGGIQPPAVYSVIALHLLGYDLDHPVLRSGLESLDRFAVWREDGARMIEACQSPVWDTCLATIALADAGLPADHPQLVRAADWMLAGQIDRPGDWSVRRPQLPSGGWAFEFHNDNYPDIDDTAEVVLALRRVRHPDPQRVAAAVDRAVRWSAGMQSRNGAWGAFDADNTSPFPNRLPFCDFGEVIDPPSADVTAHVVEMLADVGRSHDPRTRRGIAWLLAEQEPGGAWFGRWGTNYVYGTGSVLPALAAAGVPGSHPAVRRAVGWLERVQNEDGGWGEDQRSYQDKEKWAGRGASTASQTAWALMALLAAGERDGEAVRRGVRWLVEAQLPDGSWDEPYFTGTGFPWDFSINYHLYRQVFPLTALGRYVNGGPAGVPVGA, from the coding sequence ATGACAGCGACGACCGACGGAAGCGCCGGGGCGCAGCCGCCCCGGGCCCCCTCGGCCGGCGACGACACCGCCGAGAAGACCGCACCGGCCGCGAAGACCCGCGGAAGTGCGAAGCCCCGCGCGAAGGGGAAGGCCGGCAAGGCCGGCCGGGCACGTACCGCCGTGGTGCAGGACACGGCGGACGCCGCACGGGAGGCGACCGCCCGTGCCACCGACTTCCTGCTCTCCGTCCAGGACCCCGCCGGCTGGTGGAAGGGCGACCTCGAAACCAACGTCACGATGGACGCGGAAGACCTGCTGCTCCGTCAGTTCCTGGGCATCCAGGACCCCAAGCTCACCGACGCCAGCGCCCGCTACATCCGCGGCGAACAGCGCGCGGACGGCACCTGGGCCACCTTCTACGGCGGCCCCGGCGAACTCTCCACCACCATCGAGGCGTACGTGGCGCTGCGGCTCGCCGGGGACGACCCCGAGGCGCCGCACATGGCGAAGGCGTCCGCCTGGGTCCGGGCGCACGGCGGAATCGCCGCCGCCCGCGTCTTCACCCGCATCTGGCTGGCCCTCTTCGGCTGGTGGAAGTGGGACGACCTGCCCGAACTCCCCCCGGAACTCATCTACTTCCCCAAGTGGTTCCCGCTCAGCATCCACGCCTTCGGCTGCTGGGCGCGGCAGACGATAGTGCCGCTGACCATCGTCTCGGCCACACGCCCGGTGCGCCCGGCGCCGTTCGCCCTCGACGAGCTGCACACCGATCGCCGCCGCCCCAACCCGCCGCGCCCGCAGGCGCCCGCCACGACCTGGGAAGGCGTCTTCCAGCGGTTGGACAAGGCGCTGCACGTGTACCACAAGGTCGCGCTGCGCAAGCCGCGTGCCGCGGCGATGCGTTCGGCCGCCCGCTGGATCGTCGAGCGGCAGGAGAACGACGGCTGCTGGGGTGGTATCCAGCCGCCCGCCGTCTACTCCGTCATCGCCCTGCACCTGCTCGGCTACGACCTCGACCACCCCGTGCTGCGCAGCGGCCTGGAGTCCCTGGACCGGTTCGCGGTATGGCGCGAGGACGGCGCCCGGATGATCGAGGCGTGCCAGTCGCCGGTCTGGGACACCTGCCTGGCCACCATCGCGCTGGCCGACGCCGGACTGCCCGCCGACCACCCGCAGTTGGTCAGGGCCGCCGACTGGATGCTCGCCGGGCAGATCGACCGGCCCGGCGACTGGTCCGTCCGCAGGCCCCAACTCCCCTCCGGTGGCTGGGCGTTCGAGTTCCACAACGACAACTACCCGGACATCGACGACACCGCCGAGGTGGTGCTCGCGCTGCGCCGGGTCCGGCACCCGGACCCGCAGCGGGTCGCGGCGGCGGTCGACCGGGCGGTGCGCTGGAGCGCGGGCATGCAGTCGAGGAACGGTGCCTGGGGCGCGTTCGACGCCGACAACACCAGCCCGTTCCCCAACCGGCTGCCGTTCTGCGACTTCGGCGAGGTGATCGACCCGCCGTCGGCCGACGTCACCGCCCATGTCGTCGAGATGCTCGCCGACGTCGGCCGCTCCCACGACCCGCGCACCCGCCGCGGCATCGCCTGGCTGCTGGCCGAACAGGAGCCCGGCGGCGCCTGGTTCGGGCGCTGGGGCACCAACTACGTCTACGGCACAGGGTCGGTACTGCCGGCGCTCGCCGCGGCCGGCGTCCCCGGCTCCCACCCCGCCGTCCGCCGGGCCGTCGGCTGGCTGGAGCGGGTGCAGAACGAGGACGGCGGCTGGGGCGAGGACCAGCGCTCCTACCAGGACAAGGAGAAGTGGGCCGGGCGCGGCGCCTCCACCGCGTCCCAGACCGCCTGGGCGCTGATGGCGCTGCTGGCGGCCGGCGAGCGGGACGGCGAGGCGGTCCGGCGCGGTGTGCGCTGGCTGGTGGAAGCCCAGCTGCCGGACGGCTCCTGGGACGAGCCGTACTTCACCGGTACCGGCTTCCCCTGGGACTTCTCCATCAACTACCACCTCTACCGCCAGGTCTTCCCGCTGACGGCCCTGGGGCGTTATGTCAACGGCGGCCCGGCCGGTGTGCCGGTGGGGGCCTGA
- the dxs gene encoding 1-deoxy-D-xylulose-5-phosphate synthase produces the protein MTLLEQIRSPRDLKALPAGRLRELALEARQFLVQAVARTGGHLGPNLGVVELTIALHRVFDSPTDRILWDTGHQSYVHKLLTGRQDFSGLRSKGGLSGYPARAESAHDVIENSHASTVLGWADGLAKARRLRGTDEHVVAVIGDGALTGGMAWEALNNIAAAKDRPLIIVVNDNERSYAPTIGGLADHLATLRTTDGYERFLAWGKDVLQRTPVVGQPLYGSLHGAKKGFKDFIAPQGMFEDLGLKYVGPIDGHDIAAVESALRRAAGFHGPVLVHCLTEKGRGCRPAVEDETDRFHAVGVLDPLTCAPAVPAGAPSWTSVFGDEMVRIGAEREDVVVLTAAMLQPLGLERFAAAYPDRIWDVGIAEQHAAVSAAGLATGGLHPVFAVYATFLNRAFDQVLMDAALHRCGVTFVLDRAGITGTDGASHNGMWDMSLLSVVPGLRIAAPRDADRLRAQLREALDVDDAPTVLRYPKETVGEPVPAVARTGGTDVLRRAERPDVLLVAVGAMAPACLRAAELLADRRVGVTVVDPRWVKPVDPALVQLAAEHRMVAVVEDNCRTGGVGWMVAQALRDAEVDVPLRTIGIPERFLPHATRGELLADLGLTPAGIAARIGGAPAAREENPT, from the coding sequence ATGACGCTGCTGGAGCAGATCCGCTCGCCCCGCGACCTGAAGGCGCTGCCGGCCGGCCGGCTCAGGGAACTCGCCCTGGAGGCACGGCAGTTCCTGGTGCAGGCGGTAGCCCGCACCGGCGGGCACCTGGGGCCCAACCTGGGGGTGGTCGAGCTGACCATCGCCCTGCACCGGGTGTTCGACTCGCCCACCGACCGGATCCTCTGGGACACCGGCCACCAGTCGTACGTCCACAAGCTCCTGACCGGACGTCAGGACTTTTCCGGGCTGCGGTCCAAGGGCGGGCTGTCCGGCTACCCCGCACGGGCCGAGTCCGCGCACGACGTCATCGAGAACAGCCACGCCTCGACGGTGCTGGGATGGGCCGACGGCCTGGCCAAGGCGCGCCGGCTGCGCGGCACCGACGAGCATGTGGTGGCCGTCATCGGCGACGGGGCGCTGACCGGCGGCATGGCCTGGGAGGCGCTCAACAACATCGCCGCCGCCAAGGACCGCCCGCTGATCATCGTCGTCAACGACAACGAGCGCTCCTACGCGCCCACCATCGGCGGCCTCGCCGACCACCTCGCCACCCTGCGCACCACCGACGGCTACGAGCGCTTCCTGGCCTGGGGCAAGGACGTCCTCCAGCGCACCCCGGTCGTCGGGCAGCCGCTCTACGGATCGCTGCACGGTGCCAAGAAGGGCTTCAAGGACTTCATCGCGCCGCAGGGCATGTTCGAGGACCTGGGGCTGAAGTACGTCGGCCCGATCGACGGCCACGACATCGCGGCCGTCGAATCCGCGCTGCGCCGGGCCGCGGGATTCCACGGCCCGGTGCTGGTCCACTGCCTGACCGAGAAGGGCCGCGGCTGCCGCCCGGCCGTGGAGGACGAGACGGACCGCTTCCACGCCGTCGGGGTGCTGGACCCGCTGACCTGCGCGCCCGCCGTACCGGCCGGTGCGCCGTCCTGGACGTCCGTCTTCGGCGACGAGATGGTCCGGATCGGCGCCGAGCGGGAGGACGTCGTCGTCCTCACCGCGGCCATGCTCCAGCCGCTCGGGCTGGAGCGGTTCGCCGCGGCGTATCCGGACCGGATCTGGGACGTCGGGATCGCCGAGCAGCACGCCGCGGTATCGGCCGCGGGACTGGCCACCGGCGGGCTGCACCCGGTCTTCGCGGTCTACGCCACCTTCCTCAACCGGGCCTTCGACCAGGTCCTGATGGATGCCGCGCTGCACAGGTGCGGCGTCACCTTCGTACTGGACCGCGCCGGCATCACCGGCACCGACGGCGCCTCGCACAACGGCATGTGGGACATGTCGCTGCTGAGCGTCGTACCGGGACTGCGGATCGCCGCACCGCGCGACGCCGACCGGCTCCGCGCCCAGCTGCGGGAGGCCCTGGACGTGGACGACGCGCCGACCGTGCTGCGCTACCCGAAGGAGACGGTGGGCGAGCCCGTTCCGGCGGTGGCGCGGACCGGCGGAACGGACGTGCTGCGGCGGGCCGAGCGGCCGGATGTGCTGCTGGTCGCGGTCGGGGCGATGGCGCCGGCGTGCCTGCGGGCCGCCGAGCTGCTGGCGGACCGCCGCGTGGGCGTCACGGTCGTCGATCCCCGCTGGGTCAAGCCCGTTGACCCGGCGCTCGTCCAACTGGCCGCGGAACACCGCATGGTGGCCGTCGTCGAGGACAACTGCCGTACCGGTGGGGTCGGCTGGATGGTGGCGCAGGCGCTGCGGGACGCGGAGGTGGATGTGC
- the hpnE gene encoding hydroxysqualene dehydroxylase HpnE, protein MTSGTTLPGRATARPAGRPEGAAAVVIGGGLAGTTAALALADAGLRVTLVEGRPRLGGLVFSFRRDSAAGELTVDNGQHVYLRCCTAYGTHLARIGADGLAPVQDRMDVPVLDADRRRLGRLRRTALPVPLHLARSLAVYPHLSPAERAGVVRATLALKNLDPADPALDGLDFGSWLRRYGQSPRAVEALWDLVGIATLNATAGDASLGLAAKVFKTGLLSAPGAADIGWSRVPLGAVHDTLAGTALREAGVRISLRTRAAVVSPADGGWQVAVENGPRGRETLTADTVVLAVPQREAHALLPDGALPGKDRLLDIGTAPILNLHVVYDRKVLRRPFFAAVGSPVQWVFDRTDASGLTGGGQYLAVSQSAAQQEIDHPVAALRARYLPELERLLPAARGAGIRDFFVTRERTATFAPTPGVGRLRPAARTQAPGLFLAGAWTATGWPATMESAVRSGTAAAREALTELGFPQGQLPQEAA, encoded by the coding sequence ATGACATCGGGAACCACGCTGCCCGGGCGCGCCACCGCCCGTCCCGCCGGCCGTCCCGAAGGGGCGGCTGCGGTGGTCATCGGGGGCGGTCTCGCGGGTACCACCGCGGCGCTGGCGCTGGCCGACGCCGGGCTGCGGGTCACCCTCGTCGAGGGCCGGCCGCGCCTCGGCGGGCTGGTCTTCTCCTTCCGCCGCGACTCCGCCGCCGGCGAGCTGACCGTCGACAACGGCCAGCACGTCTACCTGCGCTGCTGCACCGCCTACGGCACGCACCTGGCGCGGATCGGCGCGGACGGCCTGGCCCCCGTCCAGGACCGCATGGACGTCCCGGTCCTGGACGCGGACCGCCGGCGGCTCGGCCGGCTGCGGCGGACCGCGCTGCCGGTGCCGCTCCACCTGGCCAGGAGCCTGGCGGTGTACCCGCACCTCTCACCCGCCGAGCGGGCCGGTGTGGTCCGCGCGACGCTGGCGCTCAAGAACCTCGACCCGGCCGATCCCGCGCTGGACGGGCTGGACTTCGGCAGCTGGCTGCGCCGCTACGGCCAGTCGCCGCGCGCCGTGGAAGCGCTCTGGGACCTGGTCGGCATCGCGACGCTCAACGCCACCGCCGGCGACGCCTCGCTGGGGCTGGCCGCCAAGGTCTTCAAGACCGGGCTGCTCTCCGCGCCAGGAGCCGCCGACATCGGCTGGTCCCGGGTCCCGCTGGGCGCCGTCCACGACACGCTCGCCGGCACCGCGCTGCGCGAGGCCGGCGTCCGGATCTCGCTGCGCACCCGCGCCGCCGTCGTCTCGCCCGCCGACGGCGGCTGGCAGGTCGCGGTGGAGAACGGCCCGCGCGGCAGGGAGACGCTCACCGCGGACACCGTCGTGCTCGCGGTACCCCAGCGCGAGGCGCACGCCCTGCTCCCCGACGGCGCGCTGCCCGGCAAGGACCGGCTGCTGGACATCGGCACCGCGCCGATCCTGAACCTCCATGTCGTCTACGACCGCAAGGTGCTGCGCCGCCCCTTCTTCGCCGCGGTCGGCTCCCCGGTCCAGTGGGTCTTCGACCGGACCGACGCCTCGGGGCTGACCGGGGGCGGGCAGTACCTGGCCGTCTCGCAGTCCGCCGCGCAGCAGGAGATCGACCATCCGGTCGCCGCGCTGCGCGCCCGGTACCTCCCCGAGCTGGAGCGGCTGCTGCCGGCCGCCCGGGGCGCCGGGATCCGCGACTTCTTCGTCACCCGCGAGCGCACCGCGACGTTCGCGCCCACCCCGGGCGTCGGCAGGCTCCGCCCCGCCGCCCGCACCCAAGCCCCCGGCCTGTTCCTGGCCGGTGCGTGGACCGCCACCGGGTGGCCCGCGACCATGGAAAGCGCTGTTCGCAGCGGCACTGCCGCCGCTCGCGAGGCACTCACCGAACTCGGCTTCCCCCAGGGCCAGTTGCCTCAGGAGGCGGCATGA
- a CDS encoding phosphorylase family protein, translating to MPRRSPPDADPPLLVACALGIERFALRGGDAGGADPPVVTLRTGMGPHAAERAIAAALAAGSATADSPVVASGFCAGLVAGMRPGDVVVADATRDHRAGVPDVPCRDNGPLLRSLRQRGLRVHTGLLRGSDHVVRGAERAELHAQGAVAVDMESAATLRAAVRAGRRPVAAVRVVVDAPEHELVRIGTLRGGISAFRVLRSVVPVLFEWHRSLPLPRR from the coding sequence ATGCCGAGACGGTCCCCGCCGGACGCGGATCCGCCGCTGCTGGTCGCCTGCGCGCTCGGCATCGAGCGGTTCGCGCTGCGGGGCGGGGACGCCGGGGGAGCGGATCCTCCCGTGGTCACCCTCCGGACCGGTATGGGCCCCCACGCGGCGGAGCGCGCCATCGCCGCCGCGCTGGCCGCGGGCTCGGCCACCGCGGACTCGCCCGTCGTGGCCAGCGGCTTCTGCGCCGGCCTCGTCGCCGGGATGCGGCCCGGGGACGTGGTCGTCGCCGACGCCACCCGCGACCACCGGGCCGGCGTACCGGACGTGCCGTGCCGGGACAACGGGCCGCTGCTGCGGTCCCTGCGGCAGCGCGGGCTGCGGGTGCACACCGGGCTGCTGCGCGGCTCCGACCATGTGGTGCGCGGCGCGGAGCGGGCCGAGCTGCACGCCCAGGGCGCGGTCGCGGTGGACATGGAGTCCGCCGCCACGCTCCGGGCCGCGGTGCGCGCCGGCCGCCGCCCGGTTGCGGCCGTCCGGGTGGTCGTGGACGCTCCAGAACATGAACTCGTACGCATCGGGACCCTGCGCGGTGGAATATCGGCCTTCCGGGTGCTGCGCTCCGTGGTTCCGGTTCTCTTTGAATGGCACCGTTCTTTGCCGCTCCCCAGGAGGTGA